TTCTTGTCTAATTTAGTCTAATTTTCCTCTGTCTAACTTTTCTCTGATTTTCCTCAAATTAGAACCTGTGTCTAATTTTCCTTTTGCTGATTGAATTTACGGTGTATGCAATTTGCTATTTTTTCTAGACCACTATAAATTACTTAGGGTACATATTATTGCGGAGTATAATTTATATTGACACAGGTTCTTTTTTTCTACCTTAACTTGACTGCTTGATATCGATATGCTGGTGATGAGATCAAATTTAGGCCATTTGGATTTTGCATCAAAATTGGAAACACAGCAtttctaaaataatttaatactgaatGAGATCAAATTTAAGACAAGCATTGATACAGACAATTTTAGATAccctctctgttttctttttggatATCCAAAAAGGAGCGGTAGTTTAAAGGATTAAGTAAGTTTGTaaaatgaacacaaaaaagCCTCTACCTCGTCCTCACACATAAGTTCTCCCAGTAAACGAAAAAGATACATCTAACTAAATCTGaaagtaaaattttaacaattgcagagacaaattaaaaatgaagttaaatCTACATAATAGATCCactaaaattatatttcacaatacaGCCGTACAAATCTGAAATACAGAGGGCCCTGAACAGCTTTCCAGCTTCATCTACCTTTACGACGACTTTTCACTGTAGCACAATCCGAACAATACCATTTTCCTTTTGGTTGTTCTTTTAGACCAACACAACCAAAATGGAACCATTCTATTTTGCACTGTTGAAAAAGGCACGCGCTTTCATCAGATAAGAAATTGAGactaatatatacatatagagagagagagagagaagggattACATACATCGGGATTATCGCAAGCAACCATCTCCCCATAGCTGACTTGATTACAGAAACAGTATGTGGGTTCATTTGGATCCACTGGTAGATCTAAATCCATACCAGTAGGATTTGATGCTGTAGTTGCCGCTGCGGCCGCTGCTGCTGTTGCTTGGCGTGTTCTGACAGAAATAGGTTATTTTTAATCATTGAGTATGTCTTCTGGTGAGTAGGTTGAATATATATGCCCCCACACATACTCAAATATGATGTAGAGAAGCTATTACTGTTTGAAAATCAATGGAAAGGGCTGCAAAAAGGCTACTCTTCCCACTCAGCTCTTATTCTTGTATTATTGCATGGTCCTAACATTCTCCTCCCTTCTTGTTGTCTTTTTATTGTTGGAGGAAATACGCTCCatccttttaaaatattttggtatTCAATTATATTTGGGAGGAAAAGAATCAAATAGTGGATCCCATTCCTCTTCATGTCATATATATGAAGTAATTTAGGAGAAAGCCActaaaacataaattacttcaATAAACATTCAACAAAGTGCTTCTAggagaagaaaacataaatcagggtcaaaagcctaagctaaaaATATATGCAGATGTGAAGTAATCTACTAGGAAAGTGAACTAGCTATAAAAGAGCATATGGGCAAGATATATACTTCTTACGCCCTCCTCTGCCACCTTCACTCCCTCTTCCAACTTTTGTGCTACCATCAAGACTTGGAGCAGGCACTGCACTTGCAGCAGCAGCCTCTCTCTCTGTCACAAATATTGTGTAAGAAAACTTTCCTAGCAAATGTGGAAATGCTTTAAGTATTCACAGACCATTAAACTTGTGAAAGCGTATAAAAGTT
This genomic interval from Corylus avellana chromosome ca3, CavTom2PMs-1.0 contains the following:
- the LOC132176643 gene encoding PHD finger protein ING1 — translated: MSFLDEFQANLDSLPGILQKKYALLRDLDKSLQDIQRQNEHRCEREIEEIRRGVRSGNVTPNTSFVRFSDDALDEQKHSVRIADEKVALAVQAYDLVDTHIQQLDQYLKKFDEDLRREREAAAASAVPAPSLDGSTKVGRGSEGGRGGRKKTRQATAAAAAAATTASNPTGMDLDLPVDPNEPTYCFCNQVSYGEMVACDNPDCKIEWFHFGCVGLKEQPKGKWYCSDCATVKSRRKGR